One segment of Anatilimnocola aggregata DNA contains the following:
- a CDS encoding caspase family protein translates to MSLLRFTAALLLLSLLAAPLLAQTKGKKNKKKNADEPVPAQPAETVKPLAAADEAEEAVEGEDIPRVIPVFDPGSHTQSICAMGFSSDKKKLITVGEDSSIQVWSTSTGERLDILRLPAFGHEQVSSVNAWHTATVSHDGRYVAIGGGVRQSLSEGDASERAKLMVVDIEKRTVNHLRAPSGEVTALAIAPDYRLAVAFGGRRNEIIIYPEITATEVRRRESTVLKGEDLKRNADFLQFSPDGKQLLSSHRERDFVFWNLGTNVPTITQRFGAQAQTSCIAWSPDRKQFARALLPGVQGKHGFEIRSAEGKLLQEHLFKEIQGFASATDLRSISYVNPQTLLFCSSDSNGSAEPGAFAYLFDLTTGQAKRIFEDFSAGIFHTAGAVSADGELGAITVSMGLDAVVFRVKDGAVVARCGAASPVPTLVGWAAADRPAGFAWSELRHRRKFNTEPTDLQFGFDLVKMEPIAEVRPADYGVLRESVGEWSIRKQVSGKFDVNRGEESIGTIQGFNGILARSLIPRGDEPPLVIWAANKIRTGSSRLSLSKSDGTTVTRLFPDTIFVRDVAPAPDGRFAIVSTGAHQLNIYTTDGQAFPFLSFARVNGEWVIWSREGYFAASPGGEKLFGWAVSNGPDRLSTFYPAEKFSKHFHRPDLLKRAIQLGSIEAALKQQTEARAPALEQLLPPKGTLTLLKQTDGRVQVQASAIPGAPDKPVVAMRLLLDGRPLTNGVGTKTVAPGEKAEATWELEFPAGTHELKLLVRGEDSSAVSDPLVLKGPKSESQISVLHRICVGVDQYALPALNLTSAAKDATDVFAALERHCVGEHNRFGRVNGTLLTNSQATRSTVLKAIADIRKVAKAGDIVVFLFAGHGIAQPHVAITPQGIKRLDEYYLMTHEADPNQSLKDKSLSGSDLRLALADIECPVLLVMDSCHSASGVKAFRPATDDLTRGLTDASAGVTVLAAAMSHEVASATAENGHFTAAFLKALQVGEGVPYDPHEHVLYTHHIYSVVFSEVRKATNGKQNPFLNMPWTVPPLALRDVPFTK, encoded by the coding sequence ATGTCGCTGCTCCGCTTCACCGCTGCCCTGTTGTTGCTTTCTCTCTTGGCCGCGCCGCTGCTGGCCCAAACCAAAGGGAAAAAGAACAAAAAGAAAAACGCCGACGAGCCGGTGCCCGCGCAGCCCGCAGAAACTGTTAAGCCGCTGGCAGCGGCCGATGAGGCAGAGGAAGCAGTCGAAGGTGAAGACATTCCGCGCGTGATTCCGGTCTTTGATCCTGGCTCGCATACGCAATCGATTTGCGCGATGGGCTTCAGCAGCGATAAGAAAAAACTAATCACCGTCGGCGAAGATTCGTCCATTCAGGTCTGGAGTACTTCGACTGGTGAGCGGCTCGATATTCTTCGCCTGCCGGCCTTTGGACACGAACAAGTTTCCAGCGTCAATGCCTGGCACACGGCCACGGTTTCACACGATGGTCGCTATGTGGCGATTGGTGGCGGCGTACGCCAATCGTTGTCCGAAGGAGACGCGTCCGAGCGCGCCAAGTTGATGGTTGTGGATATCGAAAAGCGTACCGTGAATCACCTGCGTGCTCCCAGCGGCGAAGTGACGGCGCTTGCGATTGCGCCCGACTATCGTTTGGCCGTGGCGTTCGGTGGACGCAGGAACGAAATCATCATCTACCCGGAGATAACTGCGACAGAAGTGCGGCGGCGCGAGAGCACGGTGCTGAAGGGGGAAGATCTCAAGCGAAACGCCGATTTTTTGCAATTCAGTCCCGACGGCAAGCAACTCCTGTCGAGCCACCGCGAACGCGACTTTGTATTCTGGAACCTCGGAACCAACGTGCCCACGATCACGCAGCGGTTCGGTGCTCAGGCCCAGACTTCGTGCATTGCGTGGTCGCCCGACCGCAAACAATTTGCCAGAGCTCTCTTGCCCGGAGTCCAAGGAAAACATGGGTTTGAAATTCGCTCCGCGGAAGGCAAGTTGCTTCAAGAGCATTTGTTCAAGGAGATTCAAGGATTTGCCTCGGCTACTGACCTGCGGTCCATCTCTTATGTGAACCCGCAAACCTTGCTCTTCTGCTCCAGTGATTCCAATGGGAGTGCGGAACCAGGTGCGTTTGCCTATCTCTTCGATCTGACTACCGGCCAGGCCAAGCGCATCTTCGAAGATTTCTCGGCAGGCATTTTTCACACGGCGGGAGCAGTTTCGGCAGATGGCGAACTCGGGGCAATCACCGTCTCGATGGGACTCGACGCGGTTGTCTTTCGTGTGAAAGACGGCGCGGTTGTCGCTCGCTGCGGAGCTGCCAGTCCTGTTCCTACGCTGGTGGGCTGGGCTGCTGCCGATCGACCGGCTGGTTTCGCCTGGTCGGAATTGCGTCATCGGCGAAAATTCAACACCGAACCCACCGACCTGCAGTTCGGCTTTGATCTGGTCAAGATGGAGCCGATTGCCGAAGTGCGTCCGGCGGACTATGGCGTCCTGCGAGAGTCTGTTGGCGAGTGGAGCATTCGGAAGCAGGTCAGCGGCAAGTTCGATGTCAACCGAGGCGAAGAGTCGATCGGAACCATTCAAGGCTTTAACGGAATTCTGGCGCGATCCTTGATTCCGCGCGGCGATGAACCGCCCCTGGTGATCTGGGCAGCGAATAAGATACGAACTGGCAGCTCGAGACTTAGTTTGTCGAAGAGCGATGGAACTACCGTCACGAGGCTTTTTCCCGACACGATCTTCGTTCGCGACGTGGCCCCGGCCCCCGATGGCCGCTTTGCGATTGTGTCCACCGGCGCGCATCAACTCAACATTTACACCACCGACGGGCAGGCCTTCCCATTTCTCAGCTTCGCCCGCGTCAATGGCGAATGGGTGATCTGGTCGCGCGAAGGTTATTTCGCGGCCAGTCCCGGCGGCGAAAAGCTGTTCGGTTGGGCGGTCAGCAACGGCCCCGACCGCTTATCGACATTTTATCCAGCCGAGAAATTCTCCAAGCACTTTCATCGCCCTGACTTGCTGAAGCGGGCGATTCAGCTTGGCTCGATCGAAGCAGCCCTCAAGCAGCAAACTGAAGCTCGTGCTCCAGCACTCGAACAGTTACTGCCTCCCAAGGGTACGTTGACGTTGCTCAAGCAAACCGATGGCCGCGTGCAAGTGCAAGCGTCGGCGATTCCCGGTGCACCGGACAAGCCCGTCGTCGCCATGCGCCTGCTGCTTGACGGTCGTCCCCTAACCAACGGAGTTGGAACCAAGACAGTTGCACCGGGAGAAAAGGCCGAAGCAACCTGGGAGCTTGAGTTTCCTGCCGGCACACATGAGTTGAAACTGCTGGTTCGCGGAGAGGACAGTTCAGCGGTTTCCGATCCGCTGGTTCTCAAAGGCCCGAAGTCAGAAAGTCAAATCTCTGTCTTGCATCGAATTTGTGTGGGGGTCGACCAGTATGCCTTGCCAGCGCTAAACCTCACCTCGGCCGCCAAAGATGCGACCGATGTTTTTGCTGCTTTAGAGCGACACTGCGTGGGCGAGCACAATCGCTTTGGCAGAGTGAATGGAACGCTGCTGACCAACAGCCAGGCGACTCGCTCGACCGTGCTTAAAGCGATTGCCGATATTCGCAAAGTGGCCAAGGCTGGCGATATTGTCGTCTTTCTTTTCGCCGGGCATGGAATTGCGCAGCCACACGTTGCGATAACGCCGCAAGGAATCAAACGCCTGGACGAGTACTATTTGATGACGCACGAAGCCGATCCCAATCAAAGCCTCAAGGACAAGTCACTTTCGGGCTCCGACTTACGACTGGCCCTGGCCGATATTGAATGCCCCGTGCTGCTCGTCATGGATTCGTGTCACTCGGCCAGCGGAGTAAAAGCATTCCGCCCCGCGACCGACGACCTCACCCGCGGACTCACCGATGCTTCTGCCGGCGTCACTGTGTTAGCAGCTGCCATGTCGCACGAAGTGGCTTCAGCGACCGCGGAGAATGGCCACTTCACCGCCGCCTTCCTCAAAGCGCTCCAGGTGGGCGAGGGCGTTCCGTACGATCCACACGAGCATGTGCTCTACACCCATCACATCTATTCGGTCGTCTTCTCGGAAGTTCGCAAGGCAACCAATGGCAAACAGAATCCCTTCTTGAACATGCCGTGGACCGTGCCGCCCCTCGCCCTCCGCGATGTCCCCTTTACAAAGTAA
- a CDS encoding PD40 domain-containing protein: MKNTWASHFLVAVACFLPSVLVCHCQETAWAQVTNGGKKAAPPSIPGLPELPPGVELPPEVQSQLKKALQELKTLEDTAKTKQTPQVKLAPAAVPLAPNTKPKNPTSAPVPPSATRVATPSASAATTFKRVAKEKSLAKVGELDFTKRDNKKPHFWVSPDGRRLAYLIDKGIAVDDKQYQYQNSIRQADQFVKNFRFSPDSQRTSWIVHLGQTQGEGQGETLVINGVPEKIGWNFIANHDGGIFSRDSKHVAYTARRYAKGDVEYVLVVDGKEVEVFLKSPAWALTFTADSRRVIWAEDTGDHYEMRESSIDGSQPRIERKFGPAQLSMNFFYGPAGEVGYVASQSQGNKFIVYDGKELKPGFKSIKTLQLSRDGKNIAFVMEPENFREVVVVDGKSSPAYGGLEADYVKDSLALSPVGGRVAYGIENRRIEYPVIDGKQGKGYARVAEFTFSPDGKRVAHWAVQNGKLLVVADGRESAPYDELGLPVFSPDSKSLAHGAGVGQRKFVVINGQPQKSYAFVGEPEFSPDGKRLVYLADHSAEGPTILVDSGKEGKQYDVIQEQLYFSPTGQRLAMVTSARDHEMVVVDGVEGNRYDHIITLGGGKVVFDDEVHWHYLAVKDGEVMLVEETLAE; this comes from the coding sequence ATGAAAAACACCTGGGCGTCACATTTCCTGGTGGCGGTCGCCTGCTTTTTGCCAAGCGTTTTGGTTTGCCATTGCCAGGAAACTGCCTGGGCTCAGGTGACAAATGGTGGCAAGAAAGCCGCCCCGCCTTCCATTCCCGGTTTGCCGGAATTGCCCCCCGGTGTGGAGTTGCCTCCCGAAGTTCAATCGCAGCTGAAAAAGGCGTTACAGGAACTGAAAACGCTTGAAGACACAGCCAAGACGAAACAGACTCCCCAAGTTAAACTCGCTCCGGCAGCAGTTCCGTTGGCTCCGAACACCAAGCCCAAGAATCCAACCTCCGCACCGGTGCCTCCAAGTGCTACGCGCGTAGCCACTCCATCGGCGTCGGCTGCGACCACGTTCAAACGAGTAGCCAAGGAGAAGTCGCTGGCGAAGGTCGGCGAGCTCGACTTCACCAAGCGCGACAACAAGAAGCCTCACTTTTGGGTCAGTCCCGATGGTCGCCGACTGGCTTACTTGATCGACAAAGGAATCGCCGTCGACGACAAGCAGTATCAATACCAGAACTCCATTCGCCAGGCCGATCAGTTTGTGAAGAACTTCCGGTTCAGTCCTGATAGCCAGCGCACATCTTGGATCGTTCATCTGGGGCAGACCCAAGGTGAAGGGCAAGGAGAGACCCTGGTAATCAACGGCGTGCCCGAAAAGATCGGCTGGAACTTCATCGCCAACCATGATGGCGGCATCTTCAGTCGCGACAGCAAACATGTCGCCTATACGGCGCGCCGCTACGCCAAAGGCGATGTCGAATACGTGCTGGTCGTCGATGGCAAGGAAGTGGAAGTCTTCCTCAAGTCTCCGGCGTGGGCACTTACATTTACGGCCGATAGCCGGCGTGTGATCTGGGCTGAAGATACGGGTGACCACTATGAAATGCGTGAATCGAGCATTGATGGCAGCCAGCCGCGCATCGAGCGGAAGTTTGGTCCCGCTCAACTGTCGATGAATTTCTTTTATGGTCCGGCAGGTGAAGTGGGCTATGTTGCCAGTCAGTCCCAAGGCAACAAGTTCATTGTCTACGATGGGAAGGAACTGAAGCCAGGCTTCAAATCCATCAAGACTCTGCAACTCAGCCGCGACGGCAAGAATATCGCGTTCGTGATGGAACCAGAGAACTTTCGTGAGGTAGTGGTTGTCGACGGCAAATCGAGTCCCGCTTATGGCGGCCTGGAAGCCGATTATGTGAAAGACAGCCTCGCCCTGAGCCCCGTCGGCGGTCGAGTCGCGTATGGCATCGAGAATCGGCGCATCGAGTACCCCGTGATCGATGGGAAGCAAGGGAAAGGCTACGCGCGAGTTGCAGAGTTCACCTTCAGCCCCGATGGCAAACGTGTGGCCCACTGGGCCGTGCAAAACGGCAAGTTGCTAGTTGTGGCTGACGGCCGCGAGAGTGCCCCCTACGATGAACTGGGCCTCCCGGTTTTCAGCCCGGATAGCAAATCGCTCGCTCACGGCGCTGGTGTTGGCCAGCGCAAGTTTGTGGTTATCAATGGTCAACCGCAAAAGTCCTACGCCTTTGTCGGCGAACCTGAATTCAGTCCCGATGGTAAACGTTTAGTCTATCTCGCTGATCATTCGGCTGAGGGACCGACAATCCTCGTCGATAGCGGAAAAGAAGGAAAGCAGTACGACGTGATTCAGGAGCAGTTGTACTTCAGCCCCACGGGTCAGCGGCTGGCCATGGTCACATCTGCCAGAGATCACGAAATGGTCGTTGTCGATGGCGTAGAAGGAAATCGCTACGATCACATCATTACGCTGGGGGGCGGCAAAGTTGTCTTTGACGATGAGGTTCACTGGCACTACTTGGCGGTGAAGGACGGCGAAGTAATGCTTGTGGAAGAGACACTTGCGGAGTAA
- the rpiA gene encoding ribose-5-phosphate isomerase RpiA, whose amino-acid sequence MLDLEAEKALVAARAVNEIQAGMLVGLGTGSTSACAIRLLGARVAAGLQIEATATSLATERLARALNINLRSFEDISIVDLTIDGADQIDANLRAIKGGGGALFREKIVAAASTRTIIIADSSKLAPVLGVGQSLPLEVLPFAAAFVERCLREAGLAVSRRREPKGTLAVTDQQNYLFDVDFGAIHDPLQLATWLASIPGVIEHGLFLSEINELFIADKGQVRVIVKNGNPPLDSPRLPS is encoded by the coding sequence ATGCTGGATCTTGAGGCAGAAAAGGCGTTGGTCGCGGCCCGCGCGGTAAATGAAATTCAGGCTGGCATGCTTGTCGGACTTGGTACGGGGAGTACATCTGCCTGTGCCATCCGTCTGCTGGGTGCGCGAGTCGCTGCCGGACTTCAGATCGAGGCTACCGCGACCTCGCTCGCAACGGAGCGATTGGCGCGAGCGCTTAATATCAACCTCCGTTCGTTTGAGGACATTTCGATCGTCGACCTGACAATCGATGGTGCCGATCAGATCGACGCAAACTTGCGAGCCATCAAAGGTGGTGGTGGCGCGCTCTTTCGTGAAAAGATCGTGGCCGCTGCTTCAACACGAACAATTATTATCGCTGACTCCAGCAAGCTTGCCCCAGTGCTGGGAGTTGGTCAATCGTTGCCACTCGAAGTGCTCCCCTTTGCCGCGGCCTTTGTGGAACGTTGTCTTCGAGAAGCGGGTCTTGCCGTATCCAGGCGTCGCGAGCCCAAGGGCACTCTAGCGGTAACTGACCAGCAGAACTATCTATTCGATGTTGACTTCGGTGCCATTCACGACCCTCTGCAACTCGCCACCTGGCTAGCTTCGATTCCTGGCGTAATCGAGCACGGCTTGTTCTTGTCTGAAATCAACGAGCTGTTTATTGCTGACAAGGGACAGGTCAGAGTGATCGTTAAGAATGGCAATCCTCCCCTTGATTCGCCGCGACTACCCTCGTGA
- a CDS encoding histidine phosphatase family protein: MSSEPESLIYLARHGETAWSLTGQHTGLTDLPLTERGERNARQLGARLAGLNVSRVFVSPLLRARQTCELAGFGAIAEVDSDLAEWDYGQYEGLTRTDIHKSNPEWRIFRDGCPGGESVADVCARAERVVARLRALDECVLLFSSGHIMEMFTTRWLDWPAETATRLFLDTASLSIVGYHRTNSNPVLRLWNCRKHAERDE; encoded by the coding sequence ATGTCCAGCGAACCAGAATCCCTGATTTACTTGGCAAGGCATGGAGAAACCGCCTGGTCGCTCACTGGGCAACATACTGGGCTGACCGATCTGCCACTGACCGAACGCGGTGAGCGAAATGCACGCCAACTCGGCGCAAGGCTCGCGGGACTGAACGTTTCGCGGGTCTTCGTCAGTCCGCTGCTACGTGCACGTCAGACGTGTGAATTGGCTGGGTTTGGAGCAATCGCGGAAGTCGACAGCGATTTAGCGGAGTGGGACTATGGCCAGTATGAAGGGCTAACGAGAACTGACATTCACAAGTCGAATCCCGAGTGGCGAATCTTTCGCGACGGTTGCCCGGGAGGTGAGAGCGTTGCGGATGTTTGCGCTCGAGCAGAGCGAGTCGTTGCGCGACTGAGAGCGCTTGATGAGTGCGTACTGCTCTTCTCAAGCGGTCACATCATGGAGATGTTCACAACGCGCTGGCTGGATTGGCCAGCTGAGACTGCCACGCGTTTGTTTCTCGACACGGCTTCGCTGAGCATCGTCGGATATCACCGGACGAATTCAAATCCGGTTCTCCGACTGTGGAACTGTCGCAAGCATGCGGAGCGCGACGAATAA
- a CDS encoding Gfo/Idh/MocA family protein translates to MSQRKVNLSRRRALKAAVATGVASMLPTIIPSSALGRDGAVSPSERIVVGGIGIGNRGTYDLGCFLEQKDVQFTAVCDVKESRRLAVKKIADTKYGNASCDMYRDYRELLDRTDIDAVLIATGPNWHGMMAMTAAKAGKDIYCEKPCTKNIAESLILRDTMARTARVFQAGTQRRNLPHFAFACELARTGKLGKLTRVYAHPAGMKAVMSAWLPAQPEPQKEVVDWDTYLGPAAWRPYNPALLNGFNFEKGGGLVGAFGGGGVLEWGSHCVDLCQWAVNDCPPPVEYNPPKDGELVCRYVNGVELIFREKGWIPLGSCPVRFEGETGWVEAGDSGKMVLSSPALLAGREVEEIGGYPATFHVRDFLDCVKSRGKPKGNAEAACNAHIACHAANVAIALNRPVKYDLATNAFVDDEPANRMRSEALREPWRL, encoded by the coding sequence ATGTCCCAACGTAAAGTGAATCTCTCGCGCCGCCGCGCCTTGAAAGCAGCCGTAGCGACAGGCGTCGCCTCAATGCTGCCAACGATCATCCCCAGTTCTGCCCTCGGCAGAGACGGTGCCGTCTCCCCCAGCGAACGGATTGTCGTTGGCGGCATTGGGATTGGCAACCGCGGCACTTACGACCTTGGTTGCTTTCTGGAACAGAAAGACGTGCAGTTTACGGCGGTATGTGATGTGAAAGAATCACGCCGTCTGGCGGTGAAGAAGATCGCCGATACAAAGTACGGCAACGCCAGTTGTGATATGTATCGCGACTATCGCGAGTTGCTCGATCGCACCGATATCGACGCCGTGTTGATTGCCACCGGACCTAACTGGCACGGCATGATGGCAATGACCGCCGCCAAGGCCGGCAAAGACATCTACTGCGAAAAACCCTGTACTAAGAATATCGCCGAGAGTTTGATTCTGAGGGATACGATGGCCCGCACCGCGCGCGTGTTTCAAGCGGGCACGCAGCGGCGAAATCTGCCGCACTTCGCCTTCGCCTGCGAGTTGGCCCGCACCGGCAAACTCGGCAAGCTCACCAGGGTCTATGCACATCCAGCTGGCATGAAGGCCGTCATGAGCGCCTGGCTGCCAGCCCAGCCAGAGCCGCAGAAGGAGGTTGTTGACTGGGACACCTACCTGGGGCCAGCGGCATGGCGTCCGTACAACCCGGCGCTCCTTAATGGCTTCAACTTTGAAAAAGGTGGCGGCCTCGTCGGCGCGTTTGGCGGCGGCGGGGTGCTGGAATGGGGCTCGCACTGTGTCGACCTGTGCCAATGGGCCGTGAACGATTGTCCGCCGCCGGTAGAATACAATCCGCCAAAGGATGGCGAACTCGTTTGCCGTTATGTGAACGGCGTCGAGCTAATCTTCCGCGAAAAAGGCTGGATTCCCCTCGGCTCCTGCCCGGTGCGGTTTGAAGGCGAGACGGGCTGGGTAGAAGCTGGCGACAGCGGCAAAATGGTCCTGAGTTCGCCGGCGCTTCTCGCTGGTCGCGAGGTTGAAGAAATCGGTGGTTACCCAGCCACATTTCACGTGCGCGACTTTCTCGACTGCGTGAAATCGCGAGGTAAGCCGAAGGGGAATGCGGAAGCGGCCTGCAATGCCCACATTGCTTGTCACGCAGCAAACGTGGCGATTGCCTTGAATCGTCCGGTGAAATACGACCTGGCCACGAATGCCTTCGTCGACGATGAGCCGGCGAATCGCATGCGCTCCGAAGCTCTCCGCGAGCCGTGGCGATTGTAG
- a CDS encoding HEAT repeat domain-containing protein — protein MHIKYFYCLALPLLFALTPLAAEPIKVSAEKEMELLAVLQSDAPAADKALACKKLAIDGSAAAVPDLAKLLPDPQLQSWARIALEVIPGPEADEALRKATQSLEGRLLIGVINSLGVRRDAKAVELLTKRVADKDVEVASAAAVALGRIGDAAATKTLREALVNAPKPVNSAIAEGLMLCAEQRLAGDKAAEAIEIYDQVRIAQVPNQRFLEATRGAILARKDEGITLLIEQLRSPEKRLFQLALSTAREFPGSAVDKALAEEVANLNPDRGALLIAAMTDRPNTVVLPAIVKAAGTGPKEVRIAAITALSRVGDASTVSALLETALDGDADLADAAKATLAELSGEKVDSQIAALLPAATGKQLSLLIELVGARRIEATAALLKALDSNETNVRTAALTALGETVDAKGLPVLIAQVATPKRAEDAAAAEKALKAASIRMPDREACAAELSAAVDNAKALPLKVKLLEVIGAVGGKKALAAVGMAGKSSVPELQDVSTRLLGEWTTEDAAPVLLELAKMPGHKYQGRAIKGYIRIARQFVLPEDLRNEMCAKAMDAAKQPGDKKLVLVVLQRYPNESTFKMALAALKVADLKAEATGTVMSIAQSLASKGVDVKDQLANAGIEKVKVEILKAEYGGDSGKKDVTAILQRQATDLPLITLTDTTYNKSFGGDPAPGSDKRLKVQYKLNGKPGEATFAEGALILLPMPN, from the coding sequence ATGCATATCAAGTATTTCTATTGCTTAGCCTTACCTCTGCTCTTCGCCTTAACACCCCTGGCTGCCGAGCCAATCAAAGTTTCGGCAGAGAAGGAAATGGAATTGCTCGCGGTTCTCCAGTCCGATGCACCTGCAGCCGACAAAGCACTTGCCTGCAAGAAGTTGGCGATTGATGGTTCCGCCGCTGCTGTTCCCGATCTCGCCAAGCTATTGCCTGACCCGCAACTCCAATCCTGGGCTCGAATCGCACTGGAAGTGATTCCCGGTCCCGAGGCTGACGAGGCCCTGCGAAAAGCAACCCAATCGCTCGAAGGTCGCTTGCTGATCGGCGTCATCAACTCGCTCGGCGTTCGCCGTGACGCCAAGGCTGTTGAATTGTTGACAAAACGCGTGGCAGACAAAGATGTCGAAGTGGCCTCGGCCGCAGCTGTGGCTCTCGGACGCATTGGTGATGCTGCCGCAACCAAGACGCTGCGCGAGGCCCTGGTCAATGCTCCGAAGCCAGTCAATTCCGCCATCGCGGAGGGCCTGATGTTGTGTGCTGAACAGCGGCTCGCTGGAGACAAGGCGGCCGAAGCAATCGAAATCTACGATCAGGTTCGCATCGCCCAAGTTCCCAATCAGCGTTTCCTGGAAGCGACTCGGGGAGCGATACTCGCCCGCAAAGATGAAGGCATCACGCTCCTGATTGAGCAACTGCGATCGCCCGAGAAGCGGCTCTTTCAACTGGCACTAAGCACCGCTCGAGAATTTCCCGGCTCCGCGGTCGATAAGGCCCTCGCCGAGGAAGTGGCCAATCTGAATCCAGATCGCGGAGCCTTGCTGATTGCTGCGATGACCGATCGCCCGAATACCGTCGTGCTCCCTGCGATTGTGAAGGCCGCTGGTACGGGTCCGAAAGAAGTGCGGATTGCAGCGATCACCGCCTTAAGCCGTGTGGGTGACGCGTCCACCGTGTCCGCATTGTTGGAGACCGCACTCGATGGCGACGCTGACCTGGCCGATGCTGCGAAAGCCACGTTGGCAGAGTTGAGTGGCGAGAAAGTGGACTCGCAAATTGCGGCGTTACTACCTGCAGCAACCGGGAAGCAACTCTCACTGTTGATCGAGTTAGTGGGTGCGCGGCGCATCGAAGCGACAGCCGCCTTACTCAAGGCACTCGATAGCAACGAAACCAACGTCCGCACTGCAGCACTCACGGCGCTCGGTGAGACAGTCGACGCTAAAGGCTTGCCGGTGCTCATTGCGCAAGTGGCAACTCCCAAGCGCGCGGAAGATGCAGCCGCTGCCGAGAAAGCACTGAAGGCGGCCAGCATTCGCATGCCAGATCGTGAAGCATGCGCTGCCGAACTGTCGGCAGCGGTCGACAACGCGAAAGCGTTGCCCTTGAAGGTCAAGTTGCTCGAAGTAATTGGTGCAGTCGGCGGCAAGAAGGCGCTCGCTGCGGTGGGAATGGCTGGCAAGAGCAGCGTTCCCGAGTTGCAAGACGTTAGCACCAGGCTGCTCGGCGAATGGACTACCGAAGATGCCGCCCCGGTTCTGCTCGAACTGGCCAAGATGCCTGGCCACAAATACCAGGGTCGCGCTATTAAGGGTTACATTCGTATTGCCCGGCAGTTCGTGCTGCCCGAAGATCTACGAAACGAGATGTGCGCCAAGGCGATGGACGCTGCGAAGCAACCGGGCGACAAGAAGCTGGTACTGGTGGTACTGCAGCGTTACCCCAACGAGTCCACTTTCAAAATGGCGCTCGCCGCGCTGAAAGTTGCCGATCTCAAAGCGGAGGCAACCGGCACAGTCATGTCGATCGCGCAGAGCCTCGCCAGCAAAGGTGTCGACGTGAAGGACCAACTTGCTAACGCCGGCATAGAGAAGGTGAAGGTAGAAATTTTGAAGGCCGAATACGGCGGCGATTCTGGCAAGAAGGATGTAACCGCTATTCTGCAAAGGCAGGCCACAGATCTGCCGCTCATTACGTTGACCGACACTACGTACAACAAGAGCTTCGGTGGCGACCCAGCCCCTGGTAGCGACAAGAGGCTCAAGGTTCAGTACAAGCTCAACGGCAAGCCCGGCGAGGCCACCTTTGCCGAAGGCGCGTTGATCTTGCTGCCAATGCCAAACTAA